GTATGAAAAGCATTGCGCGTTCGTATTTCTGGTGGCCTAGTATAGATAAAGAAATTGAGGATATGGCCCGAAACTGCAATGAATGCATAAATGCGAGACCTAATCCTCCTAAGTCAGTACTAACTCCGTGGAAATGGCCACAAAGACAATGGACGAGAGTGCATTGCGATTTCTTAGGTccgtacaaaaacaaaacattcctAATTATTGTCGATGCAACCACAAAGTGGCTAGAAGTTTTTCAAGTAAATTCGATGACAGCACAAACGGTCATAACAAAACTGTCTGAGTTAATTGCACGTTTTGGCATTCCCAGAACAATAACAACTGACAatgcaaaatgttttaatggcgATGAATTCCAGTCATATTGCAAGACACTAGGTATCAGGCACTTGACAGGGGCACCTTTCCACCCAGCCTCAAATGGATTTGCCGAATCTGGAGTAAAAATAGTTaagcaattttttaataaatgttcaacATCATTACaccatttgaataaatttttattgatgtatagaAATACTGTACACTCAACCACAAATGAAACGCCAGCAAAACTTATGTTTGGCCGCTCAACACGTACCATTTTCGATTTATTAATCCCAAACACAAATGAAGTAGTTATTAATAAccaaattacacaaataaaaaattcaggaaaaagagatattaatataaaagaggGTGATTTGGTATTAGNNNNNNNNNNNNNNNNNNNNNNNNNNNNNNNNNNNNNNNNNNNNNNNNNNNNNNNNNNNNNNNNNNNNNNNNNNNNNNNNNNNNNNNNNNNNNNNNNNNNtaattattcaaataatgaatcattatatgtaagattatttatttaagttcaagAAGTTGACGTGTAGAATGTccaaaacatgtatattgtaattttgttaaatttatgttacgatatttggttaaaaataagacatattgaaaaaatttcggggggggaTCCAAACCCCCTGGACCACCCTCAGATACGGCCTTGCTCAGTtgtgaaattgtatttgtattttgtatattataataacatagaacaataatgataataatatattgaaaatttaaatatttttaaattcggcgGCTAGtgataaatgttatttgttgtttattccaagccaaattgatattatatttttcatccatGAAAGTGCtataaaccgtttttttttctagtggtataaaccgtttttatttACTGTTGGTACTGGTCATGTTCATCATGGTCTGAtccacgatgtagagaagagaGTGTCTGATCTCTGATGTTTAATTAACCCCCAcgccaaaacaaaataacaaagcGACTGCGATACGGCCACCGGCGCGCACATGCAACAGCTCGTACGTCGTGCGATACTACGATAATATGCCGATTACCGACATTGACGAATTCATAATTCGTATTGCTTGAGTCAAAGTGAAACGAAATGGGACTTTGAA
This portion of the Acyrthosiphon pisum isolate AL4f chromosome A1, pea_aphid_22Mar2018_4r6ur, whole genome shotgun sequence genome encodes:
- the LOC103311007 gene encoding uncharacterized protein K02A2.6-like, producing MARNCNECINARPNPPKSVLTPWKWPQRQWTRVHCDFLGPYKNKTFLIIVDATTKWLEVFQVNSMTAQTVITKLSELIARFGIPRTITTDNAKCFNGDEFQSYCKTLGIRHLTGAPFHPASNGFAESGWYKPFLFTVGTGHVHHGLIHDVEKRVSDL